The genomic region ttcaaaggactctagctgaggaataagggtcttatctagcagaacaattggttattttctttaataatttaatatttatacactttttaaccacgatgtgcatgcatactccgtgcactctggttcaagaaagttagggtatgtcgaaaaactcccatctcatattctccaacttcaaagtcaccctacatcactgttttacctttctttgtgaagggtgtttgatcttctttgcacgttcacttctgcagcgttgtaggatgattttaaagttggaggaaacgtgaacatgcaaagatcaagcgccctttacaaaaaaaggtaaaatggtGATGTAGGATGACTTTGAGGAGTTTTTTTGAcaaactgtattgaactggagtgcacagaatgcgcattgcagagctagacaagaccagtatttgaggttaaaatgtatatataaattgtaattttctttttacaCATTAACTGATTATTTTGTTAgctaagacacttattccttgtCTGAGAtcgtgtggagccctttgaagctgcactgaaactgcatttttaaccttcaattcgTTGAGCACcgctgaagtccattatatggagaaaactcctggaatgatttcctcaaaaaactgaaTTTCTCTGTGACTGTAGAACGACATGAACATTTcggatgacatggggttgagtacATTTATCAGGacgtttttattttggaagtggagtaatccttcaaattcagttttaaattAATCTATAAATTCAGACatcataaacatttttttcttaagaGTCATTTCATTAGATGATCCTTAATTTGTAGTCTTGGAtacttttttaatgtaatttttccaACAGTGGACAGTTTTTCTTAAATCTGACATAGTTTTTGTGTCTTTCTTCAGTACACAGTAACTGAGCCCAGGAAACAGGCTTATGCTGACTTCTACAAACATTACGATTCAACGAAGGAGTTCAATGCCATGAGGGAAGCTGGTATTTTTGAAAGTGTCAGACCCACTGGAAAATAAACCACTGTCTTGTGAGTGGCCCTTTAAATGCATATGTTCTTATTATTGGTAATA from Garra rufa chromosome 12, GarRuf1.0, whole genome shotgun sequence harbors:
- the cox6c gene encoding cytochrome c oxidase subunit 6C; translation: MSLPKPAMRGLLAKRLRFHLPIAFALSVVAAAAFKYTVTEPRKQAYADFYKHYDSTKEFNAMREAGIFESVRPTGK